One Streptomyces sp. ML-6 genomic region harbors:
- a CDS encoding helix-turn-helix transcriptional regulator, translating into MQTAEKKSKQITSWHLIGAQLAMFRKAARMTQVSLADRCSVGEDTIASIEQGRRTLQLDFAIQLDELLETKGALRVAVEKVPLKERFPAFVQNFVEYEQNAVSLFWYENQVVPGLLQTEEYARFLFSCLYPPLEEDEREEWVTDRLDRQKLLSRKPRPMLHFLLEESILRSEIGDPAVLRNQIRHLRQCMELPFLDLQIMPMKLPKHAGLAGPMVLLETPNHDHLVYVEGQLTSYLHEDPDDVSVLQQKCGMLRSQALSVGASARLLDELLGET; encoded by the coding sequence ATGCAAACGGCAGAGAAGAAGAGCAAGCAGATCACCTCCTGGCACCTGATCGGCGCCCAGTTGGCAATGTTCCGCAAGGCGGCCCGGATGACGCAGGTGTCACTGGCCGACCGGTGCTCCGTGGGCGAGGACACGATCGCGTCGATCGAACAGGGCCGCAGGACGCTCCAGCTGGACTTCGCGATCCAGCTGGACGAACTGCTGGAGACAAAGGGGGCGTTGCGGGTCGCGGTGGAGAAGGTGCCGCTGAAGGAGCGGTTCCCGGCGTTCGTGCAGAACTTCGTGGAGTACGAGCAGAACGCGGTGTCGCTGTTCTGGTACGAGAACCAGGTGGTGCCGGGACTGCTCCAGACCGAGGAGTACGCCCGCTTCCTCTTCTCCTGCCTCTACCCGCCCCTCGAAGAGGACGAGCGGGAGGAGTGGGTGACGGACCGGCTCGACCGGCAGAAGCTGCTCAGCCGCAAGCCCCGCCCCATGCTCCACTTCCTGCTGGAGGAGAGCATTCTGCGCAGCGAGATCGGCGACCCCGCCGTGCTGCGGAACCAGATCCGGCATCTGCGTCAATGCATGGAACTCCCGTTCCTGGACCTCCAGATCATGCCGATGAAACTGCCGAAGCATGCCGGGCTGGCGGGCCCGATGGTGCTGCTGGAAACCCCCAACCACGACCACCTCGTCTACGTGGAGGGTCAGTTGACCAGCTACCTGCACGAGGATCCAGATGACGTCAGTGTGCTCCAGCAGAAATGTGGGATGCTGCGTTCGCAGGCGCTCTCCGTCGGGGCGAGCGCACGCCTACTGGACGAACTGCTTGGAGAGACATGA
- a CDS encoding ATP-binding protein yields MNETTQLPCFRETFHRRELRAVPLVRQFVREALVDWACDVRADDVLLCVSELVTNAVLHGVPPGRGFRVHLSWEEVGGLLRVEVHDSGDGEARARDSWATPDEEGGRGLLLVAALADKWGVGERNPGKVVWCEFGAGDASG; encoded by the coding sequence GTGAACGAAACAACTCAACTCCCCTGTTTTCGTGAGACGTTCCACCGCCGGGAGCTTCGCGCCGTGCCGCTCGTACGGCAGTTCGTGCGCGAGGCTCTCGTCGACTGGGCGTGCGATGTCCGGGCCGACGACGTGCTGCTCTGCGTGAGCGAACTCGTCACCAACGCCGTGCTGCACGGAGTCCCGCCCGGCCGTGGTTTTCGTGTGCACCTCTCCTGGGAGGAGGTCGGTGGTCTTCTGCGCGTCGAGGTCCACGACAGCGGTGACGGGGAGGCCCGTGCCCGTGATTCCTGGGCGACGCCCGACGAGGAGGGCGGGCGCGGGCTGCTGCTGGTCGCGGCGCTCGCCGACAAGTGGGGGGTGGGGGAGCGGAACCCGGGAAAGGTGGTGTGGTGCGAGTTCGGGGCGGGGGACGCAAGCGGATGA
- a CDS encoding MBL fold metallo-hydrolase: protein MDSWYVDDRCTNCDVARQFAPELIGEEGGASRILRQPEDEAESRRLHAAVFACHTRSIRPASGQPDPALDPFPMALDDGVLVCGHNSPHTAGANSYLLRRPSGTAMMIDTPRWSPKLAERYVAATGPVTDVLLTHRDHAAHGRRYADHFGARLWIHEGDLDAAPDADRVIKGLDPVEVGEGVTAHPLPGHTRGSVLYLADDRYCFTGDSFYWSRTTEDLEVAESVTWYSIEELAASLARTAGQLRFEWVLPGHGDRRRLDADEMSRRLHALAERTALLEPRPIDFTALRW, encoded by the coding sequence ATGGACAGCTGGTACGTGGACGACCGCTGCACCAACTGCGATGTCGCCCGGCAGTTCGCACCCGAGCTGATCGGCGAGGAGGGCGGGGCGTCGCGCATCCTGCGGCAGCCGGAGGACGAGGCGGAGAGCCGGCGCTTACACGCCGCCGTCTTCGCCTGCCACACCCGCTCGATCCGCCCCGCGTCCGGGCAGCCGGACCCGGCACTCGACCCGTTCCCGATGGCGCTGGACGACGGTGTGCTGGTGTGCGGGCACAACTCCCCGCACACCGCCGGTGCCAACTCCTACCTGCTGCGACGGCCCTCCGGCACGGCCATGATGATCGACACCCCGCGCTGGAGCCCCAAGCTCGCCGAGCGGTACGTGGCGGCCACGGGCCCCGTCACCGACGTACTGCTCACCCACCGCGACCACGCCGCGCACGGCCGCCGTTACGCCGACCACTTCGGCGCCCGGCTGTGGATCCACGAGGGCGACCTCGACGCGGCACCGGACGCGGACCGGGTGATCAAGGGACTCGACCCGGTGGAGGTCGGCGAGGGCGTCACCGCCCACCCGCTGCCCGGTCACACCCGGGGCAGTGTGCTCTACCTCGCGGACGACCGGTACTGCTTCACCGGCGACAGCTTCTACTGGTCACGCACGACCGAGGACCTCGAGGTCGCGGAGAGCGTGACCTGGTACTCCATCGAGGAGCTGGCCGCCTCCCTGGCGAGGACGGCGGGGCAGTTGCGGTTCGAGTGGGTGCTGCCCGGCCACGGCGACCGGCGGCGCCTGGACGCCGACGAGATGTCCCGGCGGCTGCACGCGCTGGCGGAACGCACGGCGCTGCTGGAGCCCCGGCCGATCGACTTCACTGCCCTCCGCTGGTGA
- the sigJ gene encoding RNA polymerase sigma factor SigJ, with the protein MTRGVPERGTADVAGEPGAVDVAGERHQLIGIAYRLLGSVAEAEDAVQEAYARWYAQPRGRREAVASPGAWLTTVTGRICLDVLGSARVRRERYVGPWLPEPLPDHGQWAGGGLGTDTADPADRIALDESVTMAFLVVLESMTPAERVAFVLHDVFRYSFAEIAGIVGRTPGACRELASSARRRMRAERAPATSTAGRAEVVRHVKEAWEAKDITALVNLLDPDAVMTADGGGLVGTVLRPVEGGARIAQYMITIADKAPGLRLLERSVAGAPGLVAQYGGVTATVAAFDASDGRAHRIWVVRNPEKLRLWRPS; encoded by the coding sequence ATGACCAGGGGTGTACCTGAGCGGGGCACGGCGGACGTCGCAGGCGAGCCGGGCGCGGTGGATGTCGCGGGCGAGCGGCACCAACTGATCGGTATCGCCTACCGGTTGCTCGGTTCGGTGGCCGAGGCCGAGGACGCCGTACAGGAGGCGTACGCCCGTTGGTACGCGCAGCCGCGGGGCAGGCGCGAGGCCGTCGCGTCCCCCGGCGCCTGGCTGACGACGGTGACCGGGCGCATCTGCCTGGACGTGCTCGGCTCGGCACGGGTCCGGCGCGAGCGCTACGTCGGCCCGTGGCTGCCCGAGCCGCTGCCCGACCACGGGCAGTGGGCCGGCGGCGGGCTCGGCACCGACACCGCCGACCCCGCCGACCGGATCGCCCTGGACGAGTCGGTGACCATGGCCTTCCTCGTCGTGCTGGAGTCGATGACGCCCGCCGAGCGGGTCGCTTTCGTGCTGCACGACGTGTTCCGCTACTCCTTCGCCGAGATCGCCGGGATCGTCGGCCGCACCCCCGGGGCCTGCCGGGAGCTGGCGAGTTCGGCCCGGCGGCGGATGCGTGCCGAGCGCGCCCCCGCGACTTCGACGGCGGGGCGGGCCGAGGTGGTGCGGCACGTCAAGGAGGCGTGGGAGGCCAAGGACATCACGGCCCTCGTCAACCTCCTCGACCCCGACGCCGTGATGACCGCCGACGGCGGCGGCCTGGTCGGCACCGTGCTGCGCCCGGTCGAGGGCGGCGCGCGCATCGCCCAGTACATGATCACGATCGCCGACAAGGCGCCGGGGCTGCGGCTCCTGGAGCGTTCGGTGGCCGGTGCGCCCGGCCTGGTCGCCCAGTACGGGGGTGTCACCGCGACCGTGGCCGCGTTCGACGCCTCCGACGGCCGGGCGCACCGGATCTGGGTGGTCCGCAATCCGGAGAAGCTCCGTCTGTGGAGGCCGAGTTGA
- a CDS encoding BTAD domain-containing putative transcriptional regulator, translated as MGAGAFLADAEGVVSADVLVDRAWGAETAGRDREALYGYVSRLRRVLSGVGVDIVRDQGGYRLMVQAGAVDVHRFRDLVDQARAVPDEEQAASLWEEALGLWRGQTYAGVDTPWFNAQRDFLNRERLSAQLDLADIRLCRGQHDRIPAELFTRAEAHPLDERMTGQLMLALPWAHENLDRFPDGQLYAPLSGFDPSTGPMPPDMVLRGFLDALGTEPENMPADPETQAGLFRSLVADRRMLIVLDNARNADHVRPLLPGSATCTVIVTSRSHLGGLTATHGCQYLALDTLRDEEARQILVRAVGHDRVSAEPGAVQGQSHAPQDRP; from the coding sequence GTGGGTGCTGGGGCGTTCCTCGCCGATGCCGAGGGTGTGGTGTCGGCGGATGTCCTGGTGGATCGGGCGTGGGGTGCGGAAACAGCAGGTCGTGACCGGGAAGCGCTGTACGGGTATGTGTCCCGGTTGCGGCGGGTGCTGTCCGGGGTCGGGGTGGACATCGTGCGGGACCAGGGCGGTTACCGGCTGATGGTGCAGGCCGGGGCGGTGGATGTGCATCGGTTCCGTGACCTGGTCGATCAGGCCCGCGCGGTTCCCGACGAGGAGCAAGCGGCCTCGTTATGGGAAGAGGCGCTGGGGCTGTGGCGCGGGCAGACGTACGCCGGGGTGGACACCCCATGGTTCAACGCGCAGCGAGACTTCCTCAATCGGGAGCGGCTGTCCGCTCAGTTGGACCTGGCCGACATCCGGCTGTGCCGGGGACAGCATGACCGGATACCAGCCGAATTGTTCACTCGGGCTGAGGCCCATCCGCTGGATGAGCGGATGACCGGTCAACTCATGCTGGCGCTACCCTGGGCCCATGAGAATCTCGATCGGTTTCCCGATGGACAGCTCTATGCCCCTCTAAGTGGTTTCGACCCATCCACCGGGCCGATGCCGCCTGACATGGTGTTACGCGGCTTCCTCGACGCACTCGGCACCGAGCCCGAGAACATGCCAGCCGACCCTGAGACCCAGGCCGGGCTGTTTCGGTCCCTGGTCGCCGATCGGCGCATGCTGATCGTGCTGGACAACGCCCGCAACGCCGACCATGTCCGCCCGCTGCTGCCCGGCAGTGCCACGTGCACGGTTATCGTCACCAGCCGCAGCCACCTGGGCGGCCTGACCGCTACGCACGGCTGCCAATACTTGGCCCTTGACACGCTCCGTGATGAAGAGGCCCGCCAGATCCTGGTCCGCGCCGTCGGTCACGACCGGGTGTCGGCCGAACCCGGGGCGGTTCAGGGTCAGTCGCATGCTCCGCAGGACCGGCCCTAG
- the lanKC gene encoding class III lanthionine synthetase LanKC, with protein sequence MEAEYEAFCAKDPHFYDKIDDGAEERLFAPLSESATPVGWQRITVWGWVNYQPRGAHTPMQGWKIHVSSSVGRAEEVVQLVFDYCVRRAVPFKLVPSPWEYHRRNRKYAERAGSGKLATIYPLNEAQLESLVTELGELLHDVQGPYILSDLRWMDTPVYVRYGAFSMRRVKSANGREVMAIEDADGNLVPDHRGPVFSIPEWVTLPDFLRPALERRNASRIDDLPYEITAALHYSNGGGVYEAREKSTGTKVIVKEARPHAGLDVSGNDAVFRLRRERDALSRLSGLPRVPQLKGYYEAVGHEFLVEEFIEGESLYAACGRRNPLLTDGTVDERELAEYRDWAMGMWQDVADAVRAMHERGVVFGDLHPHNVLCPPQGEDDARICLIDFEGGWFLEEGGRQVVANPGFIAPRGTTGVAVDEHALAALKFAVFAPLTAMFQLSNALPGQVADIIVDRFGVPRSWFADAVGVLQEASAPSARPAAVSSSPEAWSALASSVADGIRASATLEHADRLFPGDIAQFFVAGAELGMAHGAAGVLWALQTAGVGSVPEGEQWLLDRVFRDGSDLPDIPPGFYNGWHGVAYALWELGLHDAAVDLLARSPVAEPRDTDLSLADGLAGSGLSWLHFARECGDDRYLQRALDTADLVRSRLGDIEDVPEVSGGAYPQAGLMQGRSGPALFLTTVFEETGDTTYLDAAERALRQDLRRCRRDGMGIVQVNEGFRLMPYLASGSTGIGIALDRYLMNRPLPELEKELAAIQRAARKPFYLYPGLFNGRAGMILATASHQPANLEHTAMQVTGLDWHTLDWHGHLAFPGTQLLRISMDLATGGAGILLALAAAHTSATEPERRLSLPFLLHPKTSGHPLGGST encoded by the coding sequence ATGGAAGCCGAGTACGAGGCCTTCTGCGCCAAGGACCCGCACTTCTACGACAAGATCGACGACGGTGCGGAGGAACGGCTCTTCGCACCTCTCAGCGAGAGCGCGACCCCGGTGGGCTGGCAGCGGATCACCGTATGGGGCTGGGTCAACTACCAGCCGCGCGGTGCCCACACTCCGATGCAGGGCTGGAAGATCCATGTCTCCTCGTCGGTCGGACGGGCCGAGGAAGTCGTTCAGTTGGTCTTCGACTACTGCGTCCGCCGTGCTGTCCCGTTCAAGCTGGTGCCCAGCCCCTGGGAGTACCACCGGCGCAACAGGAAGTACGCGGAGCGAGCGGGAAGCGGAAAGCTCGCCACCATCTATCCGCTGAACGAAGCGCAGTTGGAGTCGCTCGTCACCGAGCTTGGGGAACTGCTCCATGATGTCCAGGGGCCGTACATTCTCAGCGATCTACGCTGGATGGACACCCCGGTCTACGTCCGCTACGGGGCTTTCAGTATGCGCCGGGTGAAGTCGGCGAACGGCCGCGAGGTCATGGCGATCGAGGACGCCGACGGCAACCTCGTGCCCGACCACAGGGGGCCGGTCTTTTCGATACCGGAGTGGGTGACGCTGCCCGACTTCCTGCGGCCTGCACTGGAGCGCCGCAATGCCTCCCGGATCGACGACCTTCCGTACGAGATAACGGCGGCTCTCCACTACTCGAACGGCGGCGGCGTCTACGAGGCACGCGAGAAGAGCACGGGTACGAAGGTAATCGTGAAGGAGGCGCGACCCCATGCCGGTCTGGACGTTTCGGGCAACGACGCGGTGTTCCGGCTGCGTCGCGAGCGGGATGCCCTCAGCAGGCTGAGCGGGCTGCCGAGGGTACCGCAGCTCAAAGGCTATTACGAGGCCGTCGGCCACGAGTTCCTGGTCGAGGAGTTCATCGAGGGGGAGAGTCTCTACGCCGCCTGCGGGCGACGTAACCCTCTGCTGACCGACGGCACGGTGGACGAGCGGGAGTTGGCCGAGTACCGCGACTGGGCCATGGGGATGTGGCAAGACGTCGCTGATGCCGTGCGTGCGATGCACGAGCGGGGGGTGGTCTTTGGAGACCTGCACCCGCACAACGTCCTCTGTCCGCCTCAAGGGGAGGACGACGCGAGGATCTGTCTCATCGACTTCGAGGGAGGCTGGTTCCTCGAGGAGGGTGGACGGCAGGTGGTCGCGAATCCGGGGTTCATCGCGCCACGCGGGACCACCGGCGTCGCTGTCGACGAGCATGCCCTGGCTGCCCTCAAATTCGCGGTGTTCGCGCCGCTGACCGCGATGTTCCAGTTGAGCAACGCGTTACCGGGGCAGGTAGCCGACATCATCGTCGACCGGTTCGGGGTGCCCCGCTCCTGGTTCGCCGACGCAGTCGGGGTCCTTCAAGAGGCCTCGGCCCCTTCCGCCCGCCCAGCTGCCGTCAGTTCGAGCCCCGAGGCGTGGTCGGCACTCGCCTCATCGGTAGCCGACGGCATTCGCGCCAGCGCCACATTGGAGCACGCTGACCGACTCTTTCCCGGCGACATCGCCCAGTTCTTCGTTGCCGGGGCGGAGCTTGGCATGGCGCACGGTGCGGCTGGTGTGCTGTGGGCTCTCCAGACCGCAGGTGTCGGCAGCGTCCCGGAGGGAGAACAATGGTTGCTGGACCGGGTGTTCCGCGACGGCTCCGACCTCCCCGATATCCCGCCGGGCTTTTACAACGGCTGGCACGGCGTCGCCTACGCACTGTGGGAGCTGGGCCTTCACGACGCGGCCGTGGACCTGCTGGCCCGATCACCGGTTGCCGAGCCCCGTGATACGGACCTCAGTCTCGCCGACGGTCTGGCCGGATCAGGGCTGAGCTGGCTTCACTTCGCCCGCGAGTGCGGTGACGACCGGTACTTGCAACGGGCGCTCGACACCGCCGACCTGGTGCGCAGCCGCCTCGGCGACATCGAGGATGTTCCCGAGGTCAGCGGGGGAGCGTACCCTCAAGCCGGGCTGATGCAGGGCCGCTCCGGGCCCGCACTGTTCCTGACCACGGTGTTCGAGGAGACCGGGGACACCACGTACCTGGATGCGGCGGAACGCGCCCTGCGTCAGGATCTGCGCCGCTGCCGGCGTGACGGCATGGGGATAGTGCAGGTCAACGAGGGATTCCGGCTCATGCCCTACCTCGCGTCCGGCAGCACGGGCATCGGTATCGCACTCGACCGGTACCTGATGAACCGCCCGCTCCCCGAGTTGGAGAAGGAGCTCGCGGCGATCCAGCGAGCGGCGCGTAAGCCGTTCTACCTTTACCCCGGCCTCTTCAACGGGCGAGCAGGCATGATCCTTGCCACCGCAAGCCACCAGCCGGCCAACCTGGAGCACACCGCAATGCAGGTGACCGGCCTCGACTGGCACACCTTGGACTGGCACGGTCACCTCGCTTTCCCTGGCACACAGCTCCTGCGCATCTCCATGGACCTGGCGACAGGGGGCGCCGGCATTCTGCTCGCCCTGGCTGCCGCCCACACGTCGGCCACAGAGCCGGAGCGACGGCTGTCCCTCCCGTTCCTCCTCCACCCCAAGACCTCAGGGCACCCCCTTGGGGGTAGCACCTGA